The Edaphobacter flagellatus sequence GACTTAAATTAATCGGATTGGTTCTTATTCTTGCGGTTCTAGCAAACCTGTTCCTACGATTGATTCCCCGCCTGTCTGATCTTCGTGCTCTTCTTGCCGGAATACTGGTTGGAGCAGGCGTTTATTGGGTGAGTATTTCCCATGCACATAGTTATCTGGGTTGGAATGGGATATGGAAGGCCGATTACCGTGGTTTCTATCTGTTGATGTATGAGGGATGGGGAATGATATTTCCTCTTTTGTGTATGGGCTTCGGCGTCCTGGCTGCGCTTCGTGAAGGTATGGAAAAGCGGACAGAATAAAAAGAAGAGGCAGCCACGTGGGCTGCCTCCGCTTTGATGCTGGGTTAGAAGTTATGCCGGTGAAGGCTGGCCCTCGCCGAAGCCGGGCTTGCGGCCTGACTCGGGCTTGAGGATCTTCTGCGCCTCGCCTCCCGAACCGGGATCGACAGCGGCCAGAGCGGACTTCATGGGCGGAAGCTCCTTGCCTTCGATGATCAGCTTGATCTCGTTAGCGTCGAGTGTTTCGCGCTCCAGCAGGGCGGCGGCGAGCCGGTGCATGATGTCCTGGTTGGTGTTGAGCAGGTTGTAGGCCGACTGATACGCCGTATCGACGAAGCTGCGAACCTCAGCGTCGATCTGCTTGGCTGTCTCGTCGGAATAGTCGCGGTGCTGGGCGATCTCACGGCCGAGGAAGATCTGCTCTTCCTTCTTGCCGTAGGTCATCGGCCCAAGCTTCGACATGCCGAACTCGCAGACCATCTTGCGGGCGAGCTCGGTGATGCGCTCGATGTCGTTGCCGGCACCGGTAGTCATCTTGCCAAGGAAGATCTCTTCTGCGCATCGGCCGCCCATCAGGGTGGCGAGGCGTGTCTCGAGGTACTCCTTGGTCACGGTGTGCTGGTCTTCTTCAGGAAGATAGACTGTGACACCCAGAGCCATTCCACGCGGAATGATCGTGACCTTGTGCAGAGGATCGGAGTGATCGCGCAACGCAGAGACAAGCGTGTGGCCAGCCTCGTGGTAGGCGGTGACGCGCTTCTCTTCATCGGTCAGAAGCATCGACTTGCGCTCTGCACCCATCATCACCTTGTCTTTAGCAACCTCAAAGTCATACATATGTACGGCCTTGCGGTTATAGCGAGCAGCGGTGAGGGCAGCCTCGTTGACCATGTTGGCCAGGTCGGCACCAGAGAAGCCCGGGGTCCCACGAGCCAGCACGTTCAGATCAACGTCCTCAGCCATGGGAACTTTCTTCGAGTGGACCTTCAAGACCTCTTCGCGGCCGCGAATATCCGGGCGATCGACGACGACGCGGCGGTCGAAACGGCCGGGACGGAGAAGCGCGGGATCGAGAACGTCAGGCCGATTGGTTGCGGCAACGAGGATAACGCCGTCATTGGACTCGAAACCGTCCATTTCAACCAGAAGCTGATTCAGGGTTTGCTCCCGCTCGTCGTGTCCGCCACCCAGGCCAGCACCACGGTGACGGCCAACAGCGTCGATTTCGTCGATGAAGATGATGCAGGGAGCGTTCTTTTTGCCTTGCTCAAACAGGTCACGGACGCGGCTTGCGCCGACGCCGACGAACATCTCGACGAAGTCTGAACCGGAGATCGAGAAGAAGGGAACGTTGGCTTCGCCGGCAACAGCGCGGGCGAGCAGGGTCTTACCGGTTCCTGGAGGTCCGACGAGCAGAACACCCTTGGGAATACGTCCGCCGAGGCGCTGGAACTTCTGGGCCTCGCGAAGGAACTCAATGATCTCCTTGAGCTCTTCCTTAGCCTCATCTACACCAGCGACGTCCTTGAAGGTGATCTTCTTCTGCTGCATCGAGAGCAGGCGGGCTCGCGACTTACCAAAACTCATCGCCTTGTTGCCGCCGGACTGCATCTGGCGAATCAGGAAGAACCAGACGCCGAGGATCAAAGCGAAAGGTGCGAGCTGGATCAGGAAGCCGATCCATGCATTCGAGTTCTGGTCCTTGATGGTGATATTGACGCCGTGATCGCGCAGCGTCTTGTACATGTCCGGATAGTTGGCCGGAATGGTGGTGTGAAACTGGGCGTTGCCGTCACGATACTTGCCTGTGACCTCGGAGCCGTTGACTGTGACCTCGGAGATCTTGCCCTGATCGGCGTCATTCAGCAGTGTGGTGAGGCTGATGTCCTTGGTCTGGCCGGCGCCCGTTCCCTTGACGACGAACTGCCACAGGAACACCACGCAGGTGATCATGAAGACCCAGATCAGAATTTGCTTTACGGTCGAGTTCAAAGCGTGTTCCTCATTTTCCGGTCTGTCGGGCCACAGAAATGGCTGATAAGACCCGGTCTCCTCTATGGGCAAAGCCCGGCAAAGGAGCCTTCTTCGTTAGACGATTGGGATAAAGGAAGGTTCCGCGGAGAGGCAGACATAAACGACGCCGCGGGAGCAGTCCTGCCCCCATACACCTACTTAAGATTCTACTCTCACATGTGAAGATTCAAGGGGCGAAAAGCGAAGGCTGCTGCAACTTAGGGGTGACGGTGATCGGACATGCGCGAAAGCTGGAGTCTCGGTTGCGTGCAGACGGCTTGATAGCTGGTTCTACAGGACTTGTGGTTCTCGGGAGAGCCGCACCTCACGGAGCGACCGCTTAGCGCGCAGGCCGTTGGCCAGATGGACAGCTGAGCCAGTTCTGGCAGCCACGGTCGGCAGAGAGGCAAATCCGGCAAGAGCAAGCAGGCGGGTCGTGTCGTCGAAGGAAAGGCGAGAGCCAAGCTGACGTGCGGCGGCGCGGAGGACGCGGCGACGGAGGGCGGGGTCAAGTGTGCGAAGCCGCTCGATCTCAATCGCGACTGCGGATGAGTCGGTAGAGGTGGATACGGTGCGGCCGCCTCCGCGGACAGGTTTGCCAGGCAATAAGAGTTGGGGGAGGATGCGGGTGAGCTCGGCTTGCCAGCGTACCTCTTCCTCGCGGGCGATTTCGGCGAGGTTCGCAAGCGTCTGGTTGATGGAAGGGTTGAACGTTCGTAGCAGGGGAAGAAGCTCATGCCGGATGCGGTTGCGGGTGTATGTAGTGTCGGCGTTGGTAGAGTCGGTGCACCATGACTGAGCGCGTTCGCGAAGGAAGGACTCAATTTCGGAGCGGCGTGTAGCGAGCAGAGGGCGGAGGATCTTGCCGCTGCGCGAGGCTGAATCGCCGGGACGCGAGGCCGTGGCACTGACTTCGACAACGGGATGGATAGCGGAGAGGCCTTCCGTCCAGGCTCCGCGGAGGAGCTTCATCAGGACGGTTTCAGCCTGATCGTCGAGGGTATGAGCTGTGAGTATGGAGTCGGCATGACCAGAGGCAATCAGCGAATGAAAGTAGCTATAGCGGACCTCGCGTGCAGCCTCTTCCAGAGTCTCGCGGTTTTCTGATGCGCGAGCAGGGACATCGGCATGGTGGATGTGCAGCGGAACGTCGAGCTGAATGCAGAGGTTCCGGACGAAAGCGAGATCTGCATCGGATTCGGCAGCCGACCGGATACCGTGGTGGACGTGAGCTGCGGAGAGCCCGACACCCAGTGCGTTGCGGGGTGCTGCATTGGCTTCATGAAGTGCGAGGAGAAGGGCGACAGAGTCGGCCCCGCCGGAAACAGCTACGCAGAGGCGGTCGCCTGGGGAGATGTGTTCGCGATTGAAGGGAAGAGATGTAGATTGAGCCATTGCTTCTTCATGTTAACGGTGCGATGTGTGGATCCCTATCCGTTCCTATACTAGGAAGATGTTTGAGATACGAATGGCGACGGAGGCCGATGCCGAACTGATTGGCGTGCATAGGCGCAAGATGTTTATCGAGATGGGCCAGCCAGATGACTCTGCGATGCAGGCGATGGTGAGCTCCTTCGTCCCCTGGGTTAGGCAGAAGCTTACTGACCGACACTATCTGGGATGGTTAGCGGTAAAAAAT is a genomic window containing:
- the ftsH gene encoding ATP-dependent zinc metalloprotease FtsH, with the translated sequence MNSTVKQILIWVFMITCVVFLWQFVVKGTGAGQTKDISLTTLLNDADQGKISEVTVNGSEVTGKYRDGNAQFHTTIPANYPDMYKTLRDHGVNITIKDQNSNAWIGFLIQLAPFALILGVWFFLIRQMQSGGNKAMSFGKSRARLLSMQQKKITFKDVAGVDEAKEELKEIIEFLREAQKFQRLGGRIPKGVLLVGPPGTGKTLLARAVAGEANVPFFSISGSDFVEMFVGVGASRVRDLFEQGKKNAPCIIFIDEIDAVGRHRGAGLGGGHDEREQTLNQLLVEMDGFESNDGVILVAATNRPDVLDPALLRPGRFDRRVVVDRPDIRGREEVLKVHSKKVPMAEDVDLNVLARGTPGFSGADLANMVNEAALTAARYNRKAVHMYDFEVAKDKVMMGAERKSMLLTDEEKRVTAYHEAGHTLVSALRDHSDPLHKVTIIPRGMALGVTVYLPEEDQHTVTKEYLETRLATLMGGRCAEEIFLGKMTTGAGNDIERITELARKMVCEFGMSKLGPMTYGKKEEQIFLGREIAQHRDYSDETAKQIDAEVRSFVDTAYQSAYNLLNTNQDIMHRLAAALLERETLDANEIKLIIEGKELPPMKSALAAVDPGSGGEAQKILKPESGRKPGFGEGQPSPA
- the tilS gene encoding tRNA lysidine(34) synthetase TilS, translated to MAQSTSLPFNREHISPGDRLCVAVSGGADSVALLLALHEANAAPRNALGVGLSAAHVHHGIRSAAESDADLAFVRNLCIQLDVPLHIHHADVPARASENRETLEEAAREVRYSYFHSLIASGHADSILTAHTLDDQAETVLMKLLRGAWTEGLSAIHPVVEVSATASRPGDSASRSGKILRPLLATRRSEIESFLRERAQSWCTDSTNADTTYTRNRIRHELLPLLRTFNPSINQTLANLAEIAREEEVRWQAELTRILPQLLLPGKPVRGGGRTVSTSTDSSAVAIEIERLRTLDPALRRRVLRAAARQLGSRLSFDDTTRLLALAGFASLPTVAARTGSAVHLANGLRAKRSLREVRLSREPQVL